The Arachis hypogaea cultivar Tifrunner chromosome 19, arahy.Tifrunner.gnm2.J5K5, whole genome shotgun sequence genome has a window encoding:
- the LOC112779837 gene encoding uncharacterized protein → MVILYRQCQLRRLRLVQCYFYNITEEGLCEIAQKLSLLEELDITLCSRVSSVTLEAIGRGCPLLKSFKFNDIVYSFIGGNNDEAFAIAQNMPNLRHLQLVKNRLDNDGVSAILDSCRCLESLDLYWCYNANLEGRLRKMCDKQLKDFIEPNTPDDFRDYKYIERCCYESWYYDFTMDYNSHGKDYYNESQGNGELSEDTNEEKDWDEIEEEGREEGAGPALLGFPPLLGSPPPSRSRAVGKPEPQEKEPRREREIASAHREASVVVVLIAGLHSSPLRLATVATTKLAVVATEAEERERESSQREGGRRRRSVLAPSFSAAAAAVDWGQGRRRRTLFPSPLGFAAAAIDRVAAGRSRIGRGSRHRTRRHQLQPSLKPGQIHCLRKTNDLLNQEVSKLQKQIQSLKQKSEMKDVGNQKLRKNIKEATTLAADESSKHKAMLEIFESTIIQCDLYRTYESL, encoded by the exons ATGGTGATTTTGTACAGGCAGTGTCAGTTGCGACGGTTACGACTTGTTCAATGCTACTTCTATAATATTACAGAAGAAGGATTATGTGAGATTGCTCAAAAGCTTTCGTTGTTGGAGGAACTCGATATTACTCTTTGTTCCCGTGTATCTAGTGTTACTTTAGAAGCTATTGGCCGAGGTTGTCCTCTTCTAAAATCATTCAAGTTTAACGACATTGTTTATAGCTTTATTGGCGGTAATAACGATGAAGCATTTGCTATTGCACAAAATATGCCTAACTTGCGCCATCTCCAACTTGTTAAAAACCGTTTGGATAACGATGGTGTAAGCGCCATTCTTGACAGTTGTCGTTGTCTTGAATCTCTAGACCTATATTGGTGTTACAATGCTAATTTGGAGGGGAGATTAAGAAAAATGTGTGATAAACAGTTAAAAGATTTTATAGAACCAAATACACCCGATGATTTTCGTGACTACAAATATATTGAACGATGTTGTTACGAAAGTTGGTACTATGACTTTACTATGGATTATAATAGTCATGGAAAGGACTATTATAATGAATCACAAGGTAATGGTGAGTTATCAGAAGACACCAACGAAGAAAAAGATTGGGATGAAAT agaagaagagggaagagaggaagGAGCCGGGCCGGCGTTGCTGGGTTTTCCGCCGCTGCTGGGTTCTCCGCCGCCATCGCGTAGCCGTGCCGTCGGAAAGCCAGAACCGCAAGAGAAAGAACCGCGAAGAGAGAGGGAGATCGCATCAGCTCACCGCGAAGCCAGTGTAGTCGTCGTCCTCATCGCGGGTCTTCACTCTTCACCATTGCGTCTTGCCACCGTCGCCACCACTAAGCTTGCCGTCGTCGCCACTGAagctgaagagagagagagagagagttcgcaAAGAGAGGGA GGGAGAAGAAGGAGGTCCGTTCTCGCACCGTCCTTCTCTGCTGCCGCCGCTGCCGTCGATTGGGGTCAAGGCCGTCGCCGTCGCACCCTGTTCCCGTCGCCATTAGGGTTTGCTGCTGCTGCCATTGATAGAGTTGCCGCTGGGAGGAGCCGAATAGGGAGAGGAAGTCGCCATCGCACACGCCGCCACCAGTTACAACCGTCGCTGAAACCAGGACAGATTCACTG TTTGAGGAAAACAAATGATCTTCTGAATCAAGAAGTGTCAAAATTGCAGAAACAA atTCAAAGTTTGAAACAGAAAAGTGAAATGAAAGATGTGGGAAATCAAAAGCTTCGCAAAAATATTAAGGAAGCTACAACATTGGCAGCAGATGAGTCTTCTAAGCATAAAGCAATGCTAGAAATTTTTGAGTCCACTATTATTCAG tGTGATTTGTATAGAACATATGAGTCACTATAA